The proteins below are encoded in one region of Sporosarcina sp. FSL K6-1508:
- a CDS encoding NfeD family protein: MRKMIGRVLLFILFVSVFAFPLLETGAATSKVYKVPVENVVEKGLYAFLQRSFTEAKEAKAEAIILEINTPGGFTDAADQIAKLMDESDLRVIAYINNKAMSAGAFIALHADEIYMAPTATMGAAQVIDSEGNAAGVKAQSAWVADMITAAESKGRKPIYAEAMADPDIDLHDYRAGVGKLLTLKADEAKKVGYSEETVASFNELRKVTGLENAEIISTSETFTEKIARFITNPVVVPILLSIAGLGFVLELYSPGFGVPGTMAGISLILFFYGHLVAGLAGYETIILFLIGVVLIVAEFFLPHGIAGVIGTLAIIGSIIMAGGNPVYMAISVLIAVAIAVIGMVIIMKFFGKKLHLLNKVVLMDTTDTESGYVSNVNRIELLGRIAKTSTALRPSGAIELDGERIDVVSEGSYIAKGISVIIVKVEGSRVVVRESVEKGEIK, from the coding sequence ATGCGTAAAATGATAGGAAGAGTTCTTCTGTTCATTTTATTCGTTTCCGTGTTCGCGTTCCCACTCTTAGAAACAGGAGCTGCAACTTCTAAGGTATATAAAGTTCCAGTTGAAAATGTGGTTGAGAAAGGATTGTATGCTTTTCTGCAACGGTCATTCACTGAAGCTAAAGAGGCGAAGGCAGAGGCCATTATCCTAGAGATTAATACGCCGGGTGGCTTTACTGATGCAGCTGACCAAATTGCCAAGCTTATGGATGAGAGTGACTTGAGAGTAATCGCTTACATTAATAATAAAGCGATGTCTGCCGGTGCTTTCATTGCCCTTCATGCAGATGAGATTTATATGGCGCCAACCGCAACAATGGGAGCTGCACAAGTAATCGATTCTGAAGGAAATGCGGCCGGTGTCAAAGCGCAGAGTGCCTGGGTTGCAGATATGATAACTGCCGCTGAGTCAAAAGGAAGAAAACCGATATACGCAGAGGCGATGGCAGATCCCGACATAGATTTACATGATTACCGGGCTGGAGTAGGAAAACTGCTGACGCTTAAAGCAGATGAAGCGAAAAAGGTCGGATATAGTGAAGAAACAGTGGCATCTTTCAATGAATTACGAAAAGTTACAGGTCTTGAAAACGCAGAAATCATTTCAACTAGTGAAACATTTACTGAAAAAATTGCGCGTTTCATTACGAACCCAGTCGTGGTACCTATCCTTTTATCAATAGCTGGATTGGGATTTGTACTTGAACTGTATTCTCCAGGATTCGGTGTGCCTGGAACGATGGCAGGGATTTCATTAATTTTATTTTTCTACGGGCACCTTGTTGCCGGGCTTGCAGGTTATGAAACGATTATCCTGTTTCTAATAGGGGTCGTTCTCATCGTAGCGGAATTCTTCTTGCCCCATGGTATAGCAGGGGTCATTGGAACGCTCGCAATTATTGGTAGTATCATTATGGCGGGCGGCAATCCTGTGTATATGGCGATTTCTGTCCTTATCGCGGTTGCTATCGCTGTTATAGGGATGGTGATTATTATGAAATTTTTCGGTAAAAAATTGCACTTGCTCAACAAAGTTGTATTGATGGATACAACTGATACAGAAAGTGGCTATGTTTCGAATGTGAACAGAATTGAATTGCTTGGGCGCATTGCAAAAACATCGACTGCGCTGAGACCATCGGGTGCAATTGAGTTAGATGGTGAACGAATCGATGTCGTTTCTGAAGGAAGCTACATTGCTAAAGGAATAAGTGTTATCATTGTAAAGGTTGAAGGTTCCCGGGTTGTAGTAAGGGAATCAGTAGAAAAGGGGGAAATTAAATAA
- the floA gene encoding flotillin-like protein FloA (flotillin-like protein involved in membrane lipid rafts), whose protein sequence is MAELFGAGSVVTIIAIAFVAILILSVFFTLVPVTLWISAMAAGVRVSIFTLIGMRLRRVIPSRIVNPLIKAHKAGLDVSINQLESHYLAGGNVDRVVNALIAAHRANIELTFERAAAIDLAGRDVLEAVQMSVNPKVIETPFIAGVAMNGIEVKAKARITVRANIDRLVGGAGEETIVARVGEGIISTIGSSIDHAKVLENPDMISQTVLAKGLDSGTAFEILSIDIADVDIGKNIGAELQTEQAMADKNIAQAKAEERRAMAVASEQEMKAKVEEMRAKVVSAEAEVPLAMAEALRQGNIGVMDYVNYKNIQADTGMRDSISNFGGNRDDSEIKKD, encoded by the coding sequence ATGGCAGAACTTTTTGGTGCAGGAAGTGTAGTTACAATCATTGCAATAGCATTTGTGGCAATCCTCATATTGTCGGTATTTTTCACACTCGTCCCTGTGACGCTGTGGATTTCAGCAATGGCGGCAGGCGTCAGAGTAAGTATTTTCACACTGATTGGTATGCGTCTTCGCCGGGTAATCCCGAGTCGGATTGTTAATCCACTCATTAAAGCTCATAAAGCTGGACTTGATGTTTCAATTAATCAGCTTGAAAGTCACTATCTTGCAGGAGGGAACGTTGACCGTGTCGTCAATGCGTTAATTGCTGCACATCGTGCAAATATCGAACTTACATTTGAACGTGCAGCGGCTATCGATCTTGCTGGCCGTGACGTTTTGGAAGCAGTTCAAATGTCGGTTAACCCGAAAGTTATTGAGACACCATTCATCGCGGGTGTGGCAATGAACGGGATTGAAGTAAAAGCAAAAGCTCGTATTACAGTACGTGCCAATATCGACCGTCTTGTCGGTGGTGCTGGTGAAGAGACAATCGTTGCACGTGTTGGTGAAGGGATCATCTCAACAATCGGTTCATCTATTGACCATGCAAAAGTATTAGAAAACCCAGATATGATTTCTCAAACTGTTTTAGCAAAAGGGCTTGACTCCGGTACTGCATTTGAAATTCTATCAATTGATATTGCAGACGTTGACATCGGCAAAAACATCGGTGCGGAACTACAAACTGAACAAGCAATGGCCGATAAAAACATTGCGCAGGCAAAAGCTGAAGAACGCCGTGCAATGGCTGTTGCAAGTGAACAAGAAATGAAAGCGAAAGTTGAAGAGATGCGTGCGAAAGTTGTCAGTGCTGAAGCGGAAGTTCCGCTCGCTATGGCAGAAGCGTTACGTCAAGGTAATATTGGTGTTATGGATTATGTGAATTATAAAAATATCCAGGCAGACACAGGAATGCGAGATTCCATTAGCAACTTTGGTGGAAATCGAGATGATTCAGAAATTAAGAAGGACTAA
- a CDS encoding sporulation protein YqfD, with translation MMRKRFEVKLSGDGNLPGLLTKLITTRTKIASLSVVDGVARFQTDRNGLRVIRRNRRHYRLKAEIKVAGIESGSNRIFSSKRFLIACLIPFGASFFLWTVDIESNIPEVVDRIDKKLDKISIVPLKPLASIPDEGEIRRELMLDDPALSWVRFERVGTSLTVIPMLSPPSNDKIEKDGPPSDLVARTGGVITRFELKKGERVGRVHQTVKEGDVLATGILEQGDKTTIVGADGAVYADYWVEYSFSLPKKIDFQLQGEEIVDYTFKLPWDQQDETGRFPWSFVKTDRYMKETAGQFELKKGMEETVLIPLLKNKLLSDSFSKAIILDEKVLHVTFDNDKVSGTILFLINDNIAVKRLIPKETEPIG, from the coding sequence ATGATGCGTAAACGATTTGAAGTTAAACTATCAGGTGATGGGAATCTGCCGGGATTGTTAACTAAACTTATTACAACAAGGACAAAAATTGCATCGTTATCTGTCGTAGATGGTGTAGCGCGTTTTCAGACTGACCGTAATGGGCTTAGGGTTATCCGCCGCAACAGAAGACATTATCGTTTAAAAGCGGAGATTAAAGTTGCCGGAATTGAGTCAGGCTCCAACCGTATCTTTTCTTCCAAACGATTCCTGATTGCCTGTCTTATTCCATTCGGTGCTTCATTCTTCCTGTGGACTGTAGATATCGAATCGAATATACCGGAAGTCGTGGATCGAATTGATAAGAAATTAGATAAAATATCAATTGTTCCGTTAAAACCTTTGGCATCGATTCCTGATGAGGGGGAAATTCGACGTGAACTGATGCTTGATGATCCAGCTTTATCTTGGGTTCGATTTGAACGAGTGGGTACGTCACTCACAGTGATCCCTATGCTTTCTCCTCCCTCAAATGACAAAATTGAAAAAGATGGACCACCATCAGATCTTGTAGCACGTACAGGGGGCGTTATAACCCGTTTTGAATTAAAAAAGGGGGAAAGGGTAGGACGTGTTCATCAGACTGTAAAGGAAGGGGACGTGCTTGCCACGGGCATACTTGAACAGGGTGATAAAACGACAATTGTCGGAGCAGATGGAGCCGTATATGCAGATTACTGGGTTGAATATTCATTTAGTTTACCAAAAAAGATAGATTTCCAATTGCAAGGCGAGGAAATCGTCGACTACACATTTAAACTGCCGTGGGATCAGCAGGACGAAACGGGGCGTTTTCCTTGGTCCTTTGTTAAGACCGATAGGTATATGAAAGAAACAGCAGGACAGTTTGAATTGAAAAAAGGCATGGAGGAAACAGTGCTTATTCCACTGCTAAAAAACAAACTTTTATCAGATTCTTTTTCAAAAGCAATTATTTTAGATGAAAAAGTTTTACACGTGACATTCGATAATGATAAAGTTAGTGGGACTATATTGTTTCTTATCAATGACAATATTGCTGTCAAAAGACTGATTCCCAAGGAGACTGAGCCTATTGGATGA
- a CDS encoding PhoH family protein, which yields MIQLHVEDPNEAVMLLGMSDQNMKLIEEELDVSIMTRGETISLNGEEENRSSAKVLLEQLLKVIRKGININQRDVSTALEMVKSGTIEYFAELYDEEISRNMKGKAIRAKTIGQREYVNAVRTRDLVFCIGPAGTGKTYLAVVLAVLAMKTGSAKRIILTRPAVEAGESLGFLPGDLKEKVDPYLRPLYDALHDVLGAEQTDRLMERGVIEIAPLAYMRGRTLDDAFIILDEAQNTTKAQMKMFLTRLGFGSKMVINGDKTQIDLPRGTESGLIVAESILKKVGDIHFQYLEQGDVVRHPLVAKIIEAYEQEQS from the coding sequence ATGATTCAACTGCATGTCGAAGACCCTAATGAAGCGGTCATGCTTCTCGGAATGTCTGACCAAAATATGAAGTTGATCGAAGAAGAGCTGGACGTTTCAATCATGACACGCGGAGAAACGATTTCGCTCAATGGTGAAGAAGAAAATAGGAGTTCAGCTAAAGTGCTTTTAGAACAATTGCTGAAAGTAATCCGTAAAGGAATTAATATCAATCAACGGGACGTCTCGACAGCGCTCGAGATGGTGAAAAGCGGCACAATCGAGTACTTTGCAGAATTGTACGATGAAGAAATTTCAAGGAATATGAAAGGGAAAGCGATTCGCGCCAAAACAATTGGCCAGCGTGAATATGTTAATGCTGTCCGTACGAGAGATCTGGTATTCTGTATCGGACCTGCTGGAACGGGGAAAACATATTTAGCGGTTGTACTAGCTGTTCTTGCCATGAAGACCGGTTCAGCGAAACGAATTATTCTGACGCGTCCTGCAGTCGAGGCAGGAGAGAGCCTGGGCTTCCTTCCTGGCGACTTGAAAGAAAAAGTGGACCCATATCTGCGTCCGCTTTACGATGCACTGCACGATGTCCTGGGAGCAGAACAAACGGATAGGCTTATGGAACGGGGAGTCATTGAAATTGCACCGCTCGCTTATATGAGGGGACGGACGCTCGATGATGCATTTATTATTCTCGATGAAGCTCAGAATACGACAAAAGCGCAGATGAAAATGTTTTTAACACGACTGGGCTTTGGTTCGAAAATGGTGATCAATGGAGATAAAACGCAAATCGACTTACCGAGGGGTACTGAATCGGGATTGATTGTTGCAGAATCAATACTTAAAAAAGTCGGCGATATCCATTTCCAATATCTGGAGCAAGGGGATGTTGTGCGCCATCCGCTCGTTGCTAAAATAATTGAAGCATATGAACAAGAGCAGTCATAG